CTGGTGGAACGCGAGGTCCTCGTCCACGCCGTCGCCGCCCGCCGCGACCGCCTCGTCGATCGCGGCCAGGGACTGCCGCATCCGGTCGACGTCCTGCGGTGTGGCACGGGTGGCCGCGAGGGAGGCCGCCTCACCCTCCATGGCGCGGCGGACTTCCACGATCTGCAGCACCTTGGCCTTGGTGTCGGATGCCCCGGCCCCGGTCTCCGCCTCGAGGTCGAGCGGCCGGGTGCGCCGGGGCATGACGAACACGCCCCGGCCCTGCCGCGGTTCGACCAGGCCCGCGTTCCGCAGCCGCGAAACGGCCTCGCGGATCACGGTGCGGCTGACGCCGAGCTGCTTGACCAACTCGACCTCGGTCGGCAGCTTGTCGCCCTCGGCCAGACGTCCGGACTCGATCTCCTCCGCGAGGATCGCGGCGACCCTGTCCGCGAGCCGTACGGGACCACTCACCTTGGAGAACATGCTCGTCAGTCTATCCGTCAGGCCCCGATCGCCCCTGGCGCGGGCAGCGAACCCGCCGCCACCGCATCGGGGTGGTCCGCCACGTACGCCCGTACGACCGACTCGAAGTTCTCGTCGGGCGCGAGACCGAGCGCGGTGGCGCGCGCGTTGTCGAAGGCGGCGGGCCATGAGCCGACGATGGCCTCGACGGCGGGGTCGGGCGTGACCGTCACCAGATCGGCGACGGCGTCTCCGGCCACTCGGCGCAGCGTGGCGAGCATCTCGGCGACGGTCACCGTGAGCGCCGGCAGGTTGACCGGGAGCCCGCCGTCGAGCTGCCCGGGGCCGTTGCCCCGCTCGGCCTCGGCGATGCGGAGGATGCCGTCGACCGTGCGCCGCGGAGAGGCCAGCGCGACCCGCAGTTCGGGGCCGACCGGGCAGGTCGCGGGGAGGTCGGAGAGGGGCTCGCGGATGATGCCGGACAGGAAGCCGGAGGCGGCCGCGTTCGGCTTGCCCGGCCGCACCGACACCGTCATCAGGCGTGCCACACGCCCGTCGACGAAGCCCTTGCGGGTGTATTCGGCGACCAGCATCTCGCAGACGCGCTTCTGCGTTCCGTAGCTCGACTGCGGTGTGGGCAGCGTCGATTCGCCGACCACGGGCGGCAGCGGCAGCGCGGGGTCGGAGCCGTAGACCGCGACGCTGCTGGAGAACACGACCCGGGGCGTCGGCCCGCCGGCCGCGGACTGCGCGCGGGCGGCATCGAGCAGCGCGCGGGTGGTGTCCAGGTTGGCGCTCATGCCGAGGTCGAAGTCGGCCTCGCACTCGGCCGAGACCGCGGACGCCAGGTGGATCAGGACGTCCACCGGCCGCGCGAAGATCTCGTCGAGACGCTCGCTCAGGTCGCCCTGTACGACATCGACCAGCGGCTCGGCGGCAAGGGATGACCCGGCAGGGACGAACCGGTCGGCGAGCACCAGGCGGTCCACGGGCGTGCCGCACAGGGTCCGCCGCTTCAGCAACGCCTCGGCGACCTGCTGCCCCAGGAAGCCGAAGCCACCGGTGATGACGATCCTCATGCGCGTTCTCCTCGGTTGTTCTTGAGCCGGCCGTGGCTTTTCAGCTGGCCGTAGTTCTTGAGCCAGCCGAGCCCCTCGCTCGTACCGGAGCGGGGGCGGTATTCGCAGCCGATCCATCCCTCGAAGCCCAGCTCGTCGACGACGTCGAACAGATACCGGATGTCGAGTTCGCCCTGGTCGGGCTCATGGCGGTCGGGCACGCCCGCGATCTGCAGATGGGCGACGCGGCCGGTGGGAAGGTCGCGGCGCAGTGTGGTGGTGAGGTCGCCCTCGACGATCTGGCAGTGGTACAGGTCGAGCTGCACCTTGAGATTCGGGGCGCCCACCTCCTGCACGATCGCGTGTGCCTCGGCCTGCCGGTGCAGGAAGTAGCCCGGCATGTCACGGCCGTTGATCGGCTCGATCAGTACGTCGATGTCCACTGCGGCGGCCCGCTGCGCCGCCCAGGTGAGGTTGTCCAGGTACGTGGCGCGGTGCTCGGCGAGCTGTGCGGGCGTGGCGTCCGCAGGCCGGAGACCGGCCATCACGTGCACTTGGCCGCAGCCGAGCGCCACGGCGTATGCGAGCGCCCGGTCGATCCCGGAGCGGAACTCGGCCTCGCGGCCGGGCAGCGAGGCGATGCCACGTTCCCCGGACTCCCAGTCGCCGGGAGGCGCGTTGAACAGCACCTGGCGCAGGCCGTGCTCGTCGAGCCGTCGGCGCAGTTCGGTGGGCTCGTGGTCGTACGGGAAGAGGTACTCGATGGCGTCGAAGCCGTCCGCCGACGCCGCGGCGAAGCGGTCGAGGAAGTCGTGCTCGGTGTACATCATGGACAGGTTCGCGGCGAACCTCGGCATGCTTGCTCCTGTGCTGGGGCCGGGACCGGACCCGGGACCGGACCCGGTCATCGGTTGACGACGTCCTTCTTGGTGGTGAGCACCGCGGCGGCGCCGATGACCAGGCTGAGCGCCAGGACGTACATCGGGATGGAGGTCGATCCTGTGGCGTCCTTGAGCCCGCCGATCATGTACGGACTGACGAAGCCGGCCAGGTTGCCCACCGAGTTGATCAGGGCGAGGCCGGCCGCGGCCGCCGTGCCGCCGAGGAACGCGGTGGGCAGCGACCAGAACAGCGGGGCACAGGTCAGCACACCGGCCGCGGCGAAGGACAGGGCGACCAGGGACAGCACGGTGGAACCGCTCCACCCTGCGGCGAGGGAGAAGCCGACCGCGCCCATGAGGCTGGGTATCACCAGGTGCCAGCGGCGCTCGCGGCGCTTGTCCGCGGAGCGTCCGAACAGGTTCATCGCGATCAGTGCGGCCAGGAACGGCACGGCGCTGAGCACGCCGATGGTGAAGTTGTCCTCGATGCCGGTCGACTTGACGAAGGTGGGCATCCAGAACGTCAGGGCGTACTGGCCCATCACGAAGCAGAAGTAGATGAGGCACATCAGCCACACCTTGGGGTCGCGGAAGCCGTCCCAGACCCTGCCGTGCTTCTGGTGCGCGGTGTCCTTGGCGATCGCCGCCTCGACGATGGCCTTCTCCTCGTCGGAGAGCCACTTGGCGCTGCGCACGTTGTTGTCGAGGTAGAACATCGTGGCGACACCGATGAGGAGCGCGGGGATTGCCTCGAGCAGGAACATCCACTGCCAGCCGTCCCAGCCGTTCCGCCCGTCGAAAGTGTCCATGATCCAGCCGGAGAGCGGGTTGCCGAAGATGCCGGCCACGGGGATCGCCGACATGAACATCGCGATCACGCGGGCCCGGCGGTGCGACGGGAACCAGTAGGTGCAGTAGAGGATCACACCCGGGTAGAAACCGGCCTCCGCGGCGCCGAGCAGGAAGCGGAGCACGTAGAACATCGTCTCGCTGGTGACCAGCGAGAACGCAGCCGAGACCAGACCCCAGGTGATCATGATCCGGGCGATCCAGGTGCGGGCCCCGATGCGCTGCAGCATCAGGTTCGACGGGACCTCGAAGAGGAAGTAGCCGATGAAGAACAGACCGGCGCCGAGACCGTACGCCGCCTCGCTCAGGCCCAGGTCGTCGGACATCTGCAGCTTCGCGAAGCCGACGTTGACGCGGTCGAGGTAGGAGAAGACGTAACAGAGGATCAAGAAGGGGACGATACGGAGAACGACCTTGCGGAATACGGCGTTCTCGCGGGCGAGGTCGGGGGCCTCGGCCGTCGCGGTGGACGTGGACATGCTGAATCCTTACTGCGGCTCAGGGGATTCTCCGACGGGCGGTGCTCGATCACCAAGAGAGCGATAAGAGAGCGATCACCAAGCGGCGCTGAACGCGGCCTTGAGTTCGTCGAGAGCGGGGACGGGGAGCGGCTCGGGGCGACGGTCGGTCAGGAGCCAGAGACGTGCCGTTTCCTCGAGTTCTTCGAGGACGGCGAGAGCGGACGCGGCATCCGGACCCCAGACCACGGGGCCCAGACGGTCGAGCAGTACGGCCCTGATCGGTGTGCGCCGCGCGGCGCGATCAGCGATGTGGCCGGCCACCAGATCGGCCACGCGGGGATCGCCGGGCCGGTGGTAGGGGATGAGCGGGACGTGCCCGACCTTCATGACGTAGTACGGCGTGAGGGGCGGGAGCACGTCGTCCTGGCTCCACACGCCGGCCAGGGTGAGCGCGACGAGATGTGTGGAGTGGGTGTGGATGACGAACCGTGCGGTGGGGTCGGCGGCACAGATGCGCCGGTGCAGGGTGAGCGTCTTGCTGGCGCGGTCGCCCGCGCTCTGCTCGCCCGCGGCGTCGACCAGGGCGAGGCGCTCCGGGTCGAGGAAGCCGAGGGCTGCGTCGGTGGGCGTGATCAGGTGGGAGTCGCCGACCCGCGCGCTGATGTTGCCGGCGCTCGCGTGGACGTACCCGCGGGCGAACAGGCTAGTGCCCACCCGGACGATCTCGGCGCGGGCCTCGGCCACGGCGTTGGTGGCAGTGCTCGGGAGCTGGCTCATGAGGTCTCCCGGTCGAGACGGGCGTCTCGGTCGAGGTGGGCGAAGGACGCGGTGAAGAAGTCGGGGCCGCCGAAGTTGCCGGACTTGAGCGTGATGTGGAGCGTCTCCCCGTCGGGGAGGGCCGCCGCGCACCACGGCACACCGGGGTCGATCTGCGGTCCGATGCGCAGGCCCGTGAGCCCCAGCGCCTGGACGACGGCGCCCGAGGTCTCGCCGCCGGCGACGACGAGCTGCCGGACACCGAGGTTCACCAGGCCCTGGGCGACGCGGGCGAGGGTCTGCTCGACGAGCTCACCGGCCTCGGCGACGCCGAGCCGCCCCTGGACGTTCTTGACCGCGTCGGGAGCCTCGGTGGAGTACACGAGGACCGGCCCGTCGGCGAGGTGCGCGGCGGCGAAGGCCAGGGCCTGTCCTGCCACGTCCTCGCCGGCCGCGATCCGCAGCGGGTCGACGCTGAACGCGGGGCGGCCGCCGCGCAGGAACTCCAGGACCTGACCGTTCGTGGCGGTGGACACCGACCCGGAGACGATGGCCTGATGGCCGCCGGGCGGGGGCAGCTGGGCGGCGGCGGGGGAGGGCTTGAACCCCCAGTTCGCGGGCAGGCCGATCGCGAGCCCCGAACCGGCGGTCACCAGCGGCAGCTCCTTGACCGCCGTACCGAGCCGTACGAGATCGTCGTTGGAGACGGCATCGACGATCGCCGCGCCCACGCCTTCCCCACGCAGCTCGTCGACGCGCTGCCGGATCGCGTCGGCACCGGCGGCGACCGCGGTGTGGTCGATGAGACCGACGGGCCGCGCAGTCTGCGCCCCGAGCACGGACACCAGGTTGGAGTCGGTCATCGGCGTCAGCGGGTGATGCCGCATACCGCTCTCGCTGAGCAGTACGTCGCCGACGAAGAGATGTCCCTTGAAGACGGTGCGCCCGTTGTCGGGGAATGCCGGTGTCGCGACGGTGAAGTCCGTGCCCAGGGCGTCCATCAGGGCCTCGGTGACGGGCCCGATGTTGCCGGCCCGCGTCGAGTCGAAGGTCGAGCAGTACTTGAAGTAGATCTGCTCCGCGCCCGCGGACCGCAGCCAGTCCAGGGCCCGCAGCGAGGCCTCGACGGCGTCGGGCGCCGGGGTGGTCCGCGACTTGAGCGCGATGACGACGGCGTCCGCGTCGACCGGGCCCTCGGTGCCGTCCTGCGGCACGTCGATCAGCTGGACCACGCGCATGCCCGCGCGTACGAGGTTGTTGGCGAGGTCCGTGGCGCCGGTGAAGTCGTCGGCGATGCAGCCGAGGCGGATTCCCATGGGTCAGACCTCTTCCTGCTCGGTCGGCTCGGCCGGATCCTGCTCGGGCAGCTCGATCCCCGGGAAGATCTTGATCACCGCGCTGTCGTCCTCGCCGCCCAGACCGGAGGCCGATGCCTGCAGGAACATCTGGTGGGCGGTGGCGGCCAGCGGCAGCGGGAACTTCTCCGGGCGGGCCGCGTCGAGCACGAGCCCCAGGTCCTTGACGAAGATGTCGACCGCGGACAGCGGCGTGTAGTCTCCGGCGAGCACGTGCGCCATGCGGTTCTCGAACATCCACGAGTTGCCCGCGCTGTGCGTGATGACCTCGTAGAGCGCATCGGCGGGCACGCCCGCCTTGATGCCGAGCGCCATCGCCTCGGCCGCGGTGGCGATGTGCACGCCCGCGAGAAGCTGATTGACGATCTTGACCTTGGAGCCGATGCCGGCCTCGTCGCCCAGGCGGTAGACCATGCCGCTCATGGCCTCGAGCACCGGGTCGGCGATCGCGTACGCGGTGGGGGCGCCCGACGTCATCATGGTGAGGTCGCCGTTCGCGGCCCGCGCGGCGCCGCCCGAGATGGGGGCGTCCAGGTAGAGCACGCCACGCTCGGCGAGGCGCTTCTCCAGCCCGGCGGACCAGTTGGGGTCGGCCGTGGAGCACATGACGTAGACGGAGCCCGGACGCAGCCGCTCGGCCGCGCCGTCGGTGCCGAAGAGGACCGACTCGACCTGCGCCGCGTTGACCACGACGCCGACCAGGACGTCGACCTCGGCCGCCAGCTCACCGGCGGAGGCATGGGCGGTCCCGCCGTCCGCGGCGAAGGCCGCGGCCACCTCGGGGCGCAGATCGTGGACACCCACGTCGAAGCCCGCCGTGCGCAGGCTGCGCGCCATGCCGAGCCCCATGGCTCCGAGGCCCACCACGCCGACGCTCGGTCGTGCCGGCCTGTCCTGGTCGTTCATGCCCATCCTCGTCTCGCTGTGCCGGGGTGCGGGCCCGGCTCTCAAATCCGTGCGGCGATCGGGTCATATGATGACCTGCGGACAGGGAAACTTGAACTGTGATGCCGGTCACATGTTCTGGAGTCGGACGGCTGCCGCTCGCGGCGACGTGACGGCTGCGGCACGCGAAAGGCGCCCGACGGGAGGGATTCCCGTCGGACGCCTTCGGCGGATCCACGCTCAAGTGGCCGCCTGCAGAAGCCTCTTGAAGCCATGACTCGGCGGGCTGCCGTGGAGCGCGCTGGCCGAGCCGCTCACGGCCTGGCCGGCACCGTCCACTTCTGATGGGAGCCGCCATTGCAGTCCCAGATGACGAGCCGGGTGCCGTCGGAGGTGTCGCCGCCGGGGATGTCGAGACAGCGGTTGGCGGCAGGGTTGCGCAGGGCGCCGTTCTCGTGGCGCCACTGCTGGTTGGTGCCGCCGTTGCAGGTCCACATGATCGCCGGGGTGCCGTTGGCGTGCGCCCCGTCCTTGACGTCGAGGCACAGGCCCTGGCCCATCAGATGCAGGGCGCCGTCCTTGCCGAGCACCCAGGCCTGGTTGGCTCCGCCTGTGGGGCCGTAGACGATGGCCGGGTCGCCGCTGACATTCCGCGAGCCGTCGACGACCTTGCCGCCGAGGCCGGTGATCGGGCCGCGCACCGAATTGCCGACGGCGTTGGTCTGCAGGGTGCCGCCGGACACCTGCTCGACCCGGGTGTAGTCGGCGCAGGTCGCGCTCGTGCGCGTCGAGGAGACGCTCGCCGTCACCGCCCCGTCGTCGCCCACCGGCAGGTCGAACTTCGCCTGGGAGTACGGCTGGTCGTCGCAGGACGCCTTCGGGTTGTTCCACTCGAAGTACTCGGTCCAGTCGACCATGCCGCTCGGTGAGATCTGCGTCGACCCGGCACGGATGCTGCCCAGCTTGAAGGAGGCGCCGGTGGTCTCGTTGGTGACCGTCACGCCGAACCAGCGGTCCCCCTCGTGAGCCACCCGTGTACGGAAGGTGTGCCCCTCCTTCCAGTCGGTCTTCAGGCGGCAGCTCTTGCCCACGCCCTCGCCGCCGAAGTCGACGCAGTAGCTGTCGCCGGTGCCGGGCTTCGCCTCCGTCGCGTCCCACAGCGAGAACAGGAAAGTGCGGGTCTGGCCAGGGCCGTTGGACTGCATCCCGGTGTAGGCGCCGCTGCCCGCGGTGAAGCCGAACTGGTGGCTCCAGAAGATGTTGGAGGCGGGCCCCGCGTCCTTGGTGACGGTCGTGCGGAAGGTGACGCTGTTCAGGCCCCCGGTGCCGGAGGGGAAGCCGTAATGCGTGTACGAGCCTGGTGTGTCGGACGCCGATGCGCTGCCGGCGGTCGTCATGACCGTCCCGACGGACATCGCCAGGACCGCCGCGCCGGCCAGCGCACCGCAGCGCGCCCGTCGTCTACGGGGAGGGGAGGTTGTCGCCATCGTCAGAGCTCCTTCCGGAGGAGGGGTGGCGACAAGGAGAGTGCCCGTGCGGCGTCGCTCCGCCCATGGACGGGTGCGCATCGGCACTTGGACTTAGCTCATGCGCCCTGGGCGTTGTACCAGCGCCACTCGGTGAGCCGTGGACGATCGGGCAGGTCGATACGTCCAGTTGCCCACAGCAGGGTGTCCCAGGCGTCGGAGCCGATGACGACGTGCGGGAAGAGCCTCTTCAGGACGTGTGCGCACAACTCCTTTGGCGGAGACCACTCCAGGCCCAGCCCCTGGGCGATGTCATGCGTGTGCACGAGGGTCTCGACAACACCCATGGCGGCAAAGCCTTCTGGGCCCGAAGGTCCGAAGACGTGGAACGCGACGGTGGTGGAAGGGGCGGTGCGCAGGACGGACGCCAGCAGACCGCCGCAGGCCTCCAGGACGGTCAGGAGACCCTGCGGGCCCGACGCCCGCTTGACGAAGAAGACATTCGCCGGCCCACCGCTCCGGTCGCTGTCCGTCCGGAACGGCAGCACCGCGGACGTCGGCGGCTCCGCGAGCCCGAACCTCGCGGCGTAGGTGAAGAGGTCATCGGCCAGATGCTCGAGCGTCTCCCAGCAGGTCCACTCAAGGGTTCCCGCCTTGGCTTCCCAGCCTTGGGGGTCCGCGTCCCTCAGGGTCTGGATGGCCAGAGCCACGATGTGGCGTACGTCGTCCGCGTCGATGGCGGTGGTTGTCGTGTCCGACGTGTCTGCGCTGTGCATGCGGTGGATCGTAACAATGGCGGTTTGCCAGGGCTTTTCGGCTATCCGCGGTGGGCGGCCTCGCTCCCGAACGTCTCGTCGCAGTTCTCCTCCACCGTCTCCGCGAAGGCCCTGGCCAGGGGGGACAGCGCATCCCAGCGGCGTACCGCCCAGCCGGTCCACAGTGTGGGGAGTTCGGGGATCGGGATCAGACGCAGACCGGGGTGCGTGGGGCCGTGCCAGCCGGGCAGGTCGGGGACGACCGCGTGGCCCAGGCCGAGTTCGGCCAGCAGGATCGCCGTGTCCCAGTCGGCGACGCTCGTGTCGGATGTCGTCCGGACGCCGCACTGGGCCAGCCAGGCGTCCAGGCGGGAGCGCGACGTCGCATTCTCGGGCAGGCCGATCAGCCGGATGTCCGCGAGATCGGCCATGTCGACACGGGACTTGGCGGATAGGGGGTCGTCGGCGGCGACGGCGAGCACCCAGGGCAGTTCGACGACGGGGCGCTGCTCGATGCCGCGCACGGGTTCCCCGAGCGTGATCCAGGCCAGGTCGAGGCCGCCCGCGAGCAGGGCATCGAAGCAGCTGCGGCTGGAGTGCGCGGTCTGGAACTCCAGGCTGACGTCGGGGTAGTGATGGCGGAACGCGACCACGGCGGCCGACATGAAGTGGCGCACGGTGGTGGCGCCGGTGGTGACACGGACCGAGCCCGACTCGCCGCGCACCAGCTCGCGCAGCCGGAGCAGCGCGTGGTCGATGTCGCCGAGACCGCCGGCCACCGCGGTGTGCAGGAGGTGTCCGGCCGCGGTGGGCGTGACGCCGCGGGGGCGGCGCTCCAGCAGGGTGATGCCGGTCTCCCGTTCCAGTCGCTTGATGTGCTGGCTCACCGCCGACTGCGTGCAGGACAGGTCGCGGGCCACGGCGCTGAGGCTGCCCGTGCGGCATACGGCGGCGAAGACACGGAGGTCGTCGAGGGTCATGGAGGGTGAAGCTACAGCTTGGGGATGGGTAAGGAAACCCGAGGATTGACTTGGCCGTGGCCGGGCGAGACGATCTTTGGCGGGCCCAGGGCGGCAACCCGGGTGGGCCCGGGCGTAGTTCCGGACAGCGCCCGGTCCCTCCTGGGTGCCGACCCTCCATCACACACAACTGATCACTCCCGACACCCAGTACCTGGCCATGCCTTCACCGGAGCCTCCGCGCTCCGGTGCTGGGCCGTGCCCGGAAAGGCGAGCAGTGCACGCACTCGAGACAGCGGCCCTGGCGGCCGCGGCCGTCGGGGCGGGCGGCATCAATGCCGTCGTCGGCTCCGGCACCCTGATCACCTTCCCCACCCTCCTCGCCTGCGGCCTGCCGCCCGTCCTTGCCAACGTCTCCAACACCATCGGCCTCGTGCCAGGGGTGATCACCGCCGCGTATGGCTACCGCCGTGAGCTGAAAGGGCAGTTGCCCCGGCTGCTGCGGTGGGGCGGTGCGGCACTCGTCGGCGGGCTGATAGGGGCGGCGCTCCTGCTGCTCCTGCCCGAAGGGACGTTCCAGTCCGTGGTGCCGGTGCTGATTCTGCTGGCCTGTGTCCTGGTCCTGTTCCAGCCGCGCCTGAACAAGTGGTTGCAGCAGCGCCCCGGCCACGACGGAGCGGACCGCCAGGCGCCCGTGCTGCTCGGGGTGTTGGGAACGGCGGTCTACGGCGGCTACTTCGGCGCGGCCCAGGGCGTCCTGCTCATGGGCCTGTTCGGCACCTTCGTCCGGGACGACCTGCAGCGGCTCAACGCCGCCAAGAACGTACTGGCCGCCATCGTCAACGGCGTCGCCGCGATCGTCTTCATCGCGGTGACGGACGTCGACTGGACGGCGGCCGGCGTGATCGCCGCGGGTTCCACGGTCGGCGGACTACTGGGTGCCCGAGTCGGCCGCCGCCTGTCGCCGAACGTCTTGCGCGCAGTGATCGTCGCGGTCGGCGTGATCGCGTCCGTCGCCGTCATCGCGTAGCAACTGGCGGGAGCATGGGCCCAGTTCGCCGACTCAGTCAGGGATGATCGCTACTGCGTCGATCTCCACGAGCGCACCCGGGCGAGCGTGTCCCGCGGTGGAGACAACCGTGATGGCCGTGCGGTGATCGCCCCACACTGATCGCGACGCCCCGTATCCCACCCGCGCGTCGACCCCGTCGACGAGATAGATGGTGAGTTTGGCGACGTGCTCGGGACCGGTGTTCGCGGCTGCGAGCACGGTCAGTACGTTGCGCATCGCCTGAGCGGTCTGCGCCTCTATGCCGTCGAGCAGGTTTCCGGTGCTGTCGGTGCCGAGCTGGCCGCCGACATGGAGCATCCGGGCGGCGGGCGTGATCACGCCCTGGGTGAAGGCAGGGTTGTGGTGGAGCTCCTCAGGGTCGATGTGTGTCGTCTTCGCGGTCATGAGCTTCTCCTGACGGGTGCCTGGATTCGTGTGCAGGTAGAGGTCGCGCAGCAGGCAGACCTCGGACAGGTGGTGGATCAGCTCGCGGTGGATGTGCAGCACCAGATCGGCCATGGGGATGTCGGGGAAGGGTTCCTTCGCGCCGACCGGGACCCGGAGCCCGGCGTCGCCGAGGTCGCGTACCCCGGCCAGCCAGACGTCGAGTTGGGTTTCGAGCTGGTCGAGCGCCATCTTCGCGCTGTCGGCGTACTCCCAGGTTTCGTACGACGCTGCCGGCGCGCCGAAGTGTGCCGCGTTGCGCGCGGCGAGCAGACCGGTGATGACATGTCCGAGCCGCCAGGCGATCGTCGTGAAGGGCGCGGGGACCGGCTGGGGGTATGCGTATTCCAACGTGAAGTCTCCGGCGCCGAGTTGCATGGGCGCCGTCGAGCTGCCGCGCGGCCGGATGCTCCAGGCGTCCGGCACCGGCGACCAGAAGTACTCCTCGTCGGTGAGGCCGTCGAGACGGGCCCGCAGTTGATGGTTCCAGTGGAACTCAAGCTGCTCGCGCAGCGACCGGTTCACATCGAGTTCGTTTGCGTCCATGGAGCCACCGTGACACCTGAGGCGGACAGGATCGGTCCGCCATCTCTGGCAATGTGGGCGGCATGAACGCGGCAAGCGGTGACGGGCGAGATACGACGGAGCGGGTGCTCACCCTGCTCGGGCTGCTACAGCAGCGGCAGACTTGGAGCGGCCCCGAGCTCGCCGACCGGCTCGGGGTCACGACGCGCACGGTGCGCCGCGATGTCGAGCGGCTGCGCACCCTCGGCTATCCGGTGCATGCCGGCCAGGGCGTCGGCGGCGGCTACCGACTCGGTCCGGGACAGGACCTGCCGCCGCTGCTTCTCGACGACCAGGAGGCGATCGCCACCGCGGTCTCACTGCTCGCCGGCGCGGGTGGCGCGGTCGCCGGCGCCGGCGACGCCGCACTCCGGGCCCTGACGAAGCTTGATCAGGTGCTGCCCAGCAGGCTGCGGCACGAGGTGCGCGCGCTCTCCGGCTCGGTGGAGTCCTTCGACGGAGGCCGCACACCGGTCGACCCCCAGGCGCTCATGACGCTGGCCAGAGCCTGCCGCGACGAGGTCGAGGCCGGTTTCGACTACCCGTCCGGGAGCGAGGTCCGCCGGCGGCGCGTGGAGCCCTACCGCCTGGTCGCATCCGACCGGCGCTGGTACCTCTTCGCCTACGACCTCGACCGCGACGACTGGCGCAGTTTCCGCGTCGACCGGATGACCGAGGCGGTCGCCCGGACCTGGCGCTTCCGTCCGCGCCCGGCGCCGGACGCGGCGGCGTACGTGCAGGAGGGTGTGGCGAGTCGGGTCTACCCGCACCGGGCGCGGTTCCTCGTGCACGCGTCGGCCGACACGGTGCGCGCGCAGCTTCCGGCGTCGGCGGCCGTCGTGCGAAAGCGGGGGAGTGAGCACTGCGAGGTGCTCAGTGGCGCCGCCGGACTCGACGCCGTACTCATGCATGTACTCCTGCTGGGCCACGACTTCGAGGTACTTGACCCGCCTGAGCTCGGGAGCCGCTGCCGCGCGCTGGCGGAGAGATTGATGGCGGCCGGTGCGACCGCCGCACCGGGGCCGGACACGCAGGAGTCATGAGCTCCGTCCTCGTCACGTTCGGCCGCCTTCAGTGAGGTGGTTGCGCCGGGCCTCGCGGTCGAAGATGCCGAGGATCTCCGCGGGGCCGCCGATGGCGCCCACCGCGTGCGGAAGCATGGTCGGGAACTCCGCCGCCTGCCGCTCCTCGACCCGCAACCGGCGCTCGCCCAGGAGGAGTTCGACCGTTCCGGACAGCACCGTGAACCACTCACGGCCGGGGTGCGCCTTCAGCGCGGTGGGGCCTTGCGGGGGCGGGTCGGTCAGGCGCATCCGGGCGACCGTGACGCCCGGTTCGCCGCGCAGCGTCCAGTGGGTCTGGGAGCGGGACCGGTGGTAGGTGGGGTTCGAGACGACGTCTTCGGCGTCGGTCTCGACGAGCTGGTCGAGCGAGGTGCTCAGGGCACGGGCGATCGCGGTGAGCTGGTCCAGGGCGATCCTGCGGTGCCCGGTCTCGATCCGGCTGAGGGTCGAAGGGCTGAGATGGCTGCGGCCGGCCAGGTCGTCGAGCGACCAGCCGTGCGCGGCCCGCAAGGCCCGGATCCGCTTGCGCACGAGGCCGTCCAGATCAGTACCTTCTTGCGTCATGCGCAAGAGTGTATGCGCTGGCCGCAAACCGTCGTACGGTCGGGCGCATGGCACACCCCGCATCGCAGCCCCACTCCCACACCC
Above is a genomic segment from Streptomyces sp. NBC_01381 containing:
- a CDS encoding FadR/GntR family transcriptional regulator — protein: MFSKVSGPVRLADRVAAILAEEIESGRLAEGDKLPTEVELVKQLGVSRTVIREAVSRLRNAGLVEPRQGRGVFVMPRRTRPLDLEAETGAGASDTKAKVLQIVEVRRAMEGEAASLAATRATPQDVDRMRQSLAAIDEAVAAGGDGVDEDLAFHQSIAESTGNAVMVSTVRYLGEVLRSGIRVTRANEARRGDFIEAVRVEHHAILAAVESGDARAARTAVRRHLKHAASRLQDADEGFWTEADDLEVDLDAP
- the denD gene encoding D-erythronate dehydrogenase; amino-acid sequence: MRIVITGGFGFLGQQVAEALLKRRTLCGTPVDRLVLADRFVPAGSSLAAEPLVDVVQGDLSERLDEIFARPVDVLIHLASAVSAECEADFDLGMSANLDTTRALLDAARAQSAAGGPTPRVVFSSSVAVYGSDPALPLPPVVGESTLPTPQSSYGTQKRVCEMLVAEYTRKGFVDGRVARLMTVSVRPGKPNAAASGFLSGIIREPLSDLPATCPVGPELRVALASPRRTVDGILRIAEAERGNGPGQLDGGLPVNLPALTVTVAEMLATLRRVAGDAVADLVTVTPDPAVEAIVGSWPAAFDNARATALGLAPDENFESVVRAYVADHPDAVAAGSLPAPGAIGA
- the otnI gene encoding 2-oxo-tetronate isomerase codes for the protein MPRFAANLSMMYTEHDFLDRFAAASADGFDAIEYLFPYDHEPTELRRRLDEHGLRQVLFNAPPGDWESGERGIASLPGREAEFRSGIDRALAYAVALGCGQVHVMAGLRPADATPAQLAEHRATYLDNLTWAAQRAAAVDIDVLIEPINGRDMPGYFLHRQAEAHAIVQEVGAPNLKVQLDLYHCQIVEGDLTTTLRRDLPTGRVAHLQIAGVPDRHEPDQGELDIRYLFDVVDELGFEGWIGCEYRPRSGTSEGLGWLKNYGQLKSHGRLKNNRGERA
- a CDS encoding MFS transporter, whose amino-acid sequence is MSTSTATAEAPDLARENAVFRKVVLRIVPFLILCYVFSYLDRVNVGFAKLQMSDDLGLSEAAYGLGAGLFFIGYFLFEVPSNLMLQRIGARTWIARIMITWGLVSAAFSLVTSETMFYVLRFLLGAAEAGFYPGVILYCTYWFPSHRRARVIAMFMSAIPVAGIFGNPLSGWIMDTFDGRNGWDGWQWMFLLEAIPALLIGVATMFYLDNNVRSAKWLSDEEKAIVEAAIAKDTAHQKHGRVWDGFRDPKVWLMCLIYFCFVMGQYALTFWMPTFVKSTGIEDNFTIGVLSAVPFLAALIAMNLFGRSADKRRERRWHLVIPSLMGAVGFSLAAGWSGSTVLSLVALSFAAAGVLTCAPLFWSLPTAFLGGTAAAAGLALINSVGNLAGFVSPYMIGGLKDATGSTSIPMYVLALSLVIGAAAVLTTKKDVVNR
- a CDS encoding aldolase, which produces MSQLPSTATNAVAEARAEIVRVGTSLFARGYVHASAGNISARVGDSHLITPTDAALGFLDPERLALVDAAGEQSAGDRASKTLTLHRRICAADPTARFVIHTHSTHLVALTLAGVWSQDDVLPPLTPYYVMKVGHVPLIPYHRPGDPRVADLVAGHIADRAARRTPIRAVLLDRLGPVVWGPDAASALAVLEELEETARLWLLTDRRPEPLPVPALDELKAAFSAAW
- the otnK gene encoding 3-oxo-tetronate kinase, with amino-acid sequence MGIRLGCIADDFTGATDLANNLVRAGMRVVQLIDVPQDGTEGPVDADAVVIALKSRTTPAPDAVEASLRALDWLRSAGAEQIYFKYCSTFDSTRAGNIGPVTEALMDALGTDFTVATPAFPDNGRTVFKGHLFVGDVLLSESGMRHHPLTPMTDSNLVSVLGAQTARPVGLIDHTAVAAGADAIRQRVDELRGEGVGAAIVDAVSNDDLVRLGTAVKELPLVTAGSGLAIGLPANWGFKPSPAAAQLPPPGGHQAIVSGSVSTATNGQVLEFLRGGRPAFSVDPLRIAAGEDVAGQALAFAAAHLADGPVLVYSTEAPDAVKNVQGRLGVAEAGELVEQTLARVAQGLVNLGVRQLVVAGGETSGAVVQALGLTGLRIGPQIDPGVPWCAAALPDGETLHITLKSGNFGGPDFFTASFAHLDRDARLDRETS